In one Alnus glutinosa chromosome 14, dhAlnGlut1.1, whole genome shotgun sequence genomic region, the following are encoded:
- the LOC133857893 gene encoding uncharacterized protein LOC133857893: protein MAESSSSSSSLRKINLQTVLTESEMAAAQQLMQLSDEDSYNNNNNSKKKRDVHMTDDEEVDQSRSEITSALIEELFGKEDAGRPKKRRYRSLVSIYTATKPINGRYVREEGKILRPGNFNGVLA, encoded by the coding sequence ATGGCggaatcatcatcatcatcttcttctttacgTAAAATCAATCTCCAGACGGTCTTAACCGAGTCGGAAATGGCCGCGGCGCAGCAGCTCATGCAGCTTAGCGACGAAGATAgctacaacaacaacaacaacagcaagAAGAAGAGGGACGTACACATGACAGACGACGAAGAGGTCGATCAGAGCCGGAGCGAAATAACTTCGGCGTTGATTGAAGAGCTTTTCGGAAAAGAAGACGCGGGTCGGCCGAAGAAGCGGAGGTACCGATCTCTTGTTAGTATTTACACGGCGACGAAACCCATCAACGGTAGATACGTACGAGAAGAGGGTAAGATCTTACGGCCCGGAAACTTCAATGGGGTTTTAGCTTAG